The following is a genomic window from Brachionichthys hirsutus isolate HB-005 chromosome 15, CSIRO-AGI_Bhir_v1, whole genome shotgun sequence.
aaaataaaaaataggtaACTATGACAACACATTTGCACATAAGTGCATGTATTTTCCCCTGATTAATGTTAAATCTGCTCCCCCTGTATAAGATGCACTCAGCGTGAtcctctggatcatcatcacTGAAATAAATCTTCATCGcttagttttttcttcttccaggaCATTAGAGACAAAaaggcatttatttaaattcatctGGACTTGTTCTAATGATATCTTAATTAAATTGCACTTTATTCGGACAGAGGTGGACACGAAGAAGAAATAGCTCTCGGATCTGTGGTAAttctaaaaacaaatattacactCGGgttgaaataaaagcataaacGTAACCAGGCTTTTGTTGTGAGGCGAGATTGATTTCTGTGCCATCCAATAATAACCCCCTCCTCCACTGCGAATCATCTCGCTCCATCAGTGCTTTTAAAATCCCAACTTAAACCATGTTTGTCTGCCTTCCTGTCGATCAGCTGCTGAATCCCACGCCAGAATTGATCCTGCAGACACGAGAGCCGCTTTGAGATCCTCATCAAACTGTCGTCATGAAGGCAGGTGAGCTACTCTGCAACTCAGAATAAATCCTGAATGGACCTTTGTCAAAGTTATTAAAAAAGAGAGCAGTATGTGATGTCCAGAGTGAACGGCTGCTGAGGGCCAGGAATTCAACCTGCAACAAATTGACATCCCGGTAGATTTTTTCCTGGAGCATTTTCATTCCTGCATCTACCTGTGGTTTAAAGTGACTCATCGCCTGCTGCTCAGCACCACAGCTCCTTCGCTAAACCACATGCTACATGTTTAATgagccgtgccccccccccccccagacgcaCCAGAGCACTTTGGGTTTCAGCTGAAAAAGTTCCCCCaacagttttttctttttctttgttctaaCTCGAGAGAtgctgtttctatttttttagttTCTCTCTGCCGTGCTGCATAGATTTATTCTACCGgacaaaaataaagcaacacaacatcaaaaaaaaaatctgcgaGAGCTTCTTTCCTTTCAACAATGACGCCTCAAATAGACAATAAATAGATTCATCTTCCTTTTTGGATCATCTTTCTTTACGACTGAAGCGTTTTATTCCAGTCTTCAGAGTTACATCAACCATCTTCTATCCAGAATGTTTATTATCAGAAGGGTGGATGTGATGGATGTGCACGTGGGAATGCTGCCGACGTGCACGTCAGCCGAACATGGAAGCTTTAAGTTCACTCAAGGAAGAatgaaggatgaggaggagctggactATTGAGACGCAGTCATGGGAAACAGCCTGCAGAATCTGTTGCCTTGCCAACCAAGCCCCTCGGAGTGAGAGGGTTAAATGTAAAAGACTCTCTGCCAATGCAAATATAGGTTGCCATCTGTTTCCACTACACTCCTTTTGTTACACGTTCTGAAACACTCTCGATTTGGAGTGTGCATCCCGCGTATACACGATGCACGTGTTCTTATTTCCGTCACCGATGGGAAACACATGTGgaatttcaaaataataaattaaagtaaaataaaagcgATCCTTATATGACAAGGAGAACTGATCAGCTTTCAATCCGACGTGGAATCCGATCCGCCACGCAGCGCTGTCGTctcaaaatgaaattaaaaaggtCTCAAAaggcaatttctttttttaaacttctgaaGAGCTGAAGTTTTGCGCTCGTTTCTGTGTGTTGCCATTAATCTCCAGCGGAGACACGAAAACAGCTGAACTTGTTGCTTAGGAACGGAACAGATAACCCGAACTTTTTCTACACGCGCATCTGATCTTATCTCCCACGGTGCTCGGAGCTCAGCGTGTGTTTGtcgtgggggggttgggggatggatgggggggggagtcaggTTGAGCAGAGGTTGTTTCTAGGcaactgttgtttttttctatacTTTCTTCTTGAATATGAAACATGGATAATAAGGTTTGGGGTTCTGTCATTATAGCCTGCATGCGCTTCTTTTTCCACCAGCGACATTTCTCATcgtttggatgggggggggggggggggttcacctgCGCGCTGCTGCGCCGCCTGATGAGAAAGCTAAATGAAGAGGATGAACAACAGAATTGCGGTCCACGGTTTAGACAAAGCCTTTGTGCTGCTTTCTCAGCTTCTGTCTCCTGTTGAATGTTTTGCGATCGTTGCACTTGTTCTATTCTTATTCACTCACATCCAgcttctccatccatccaggcgCCTGCAGCATCCAGAAAACGATGCTCAAATATTTGACCTAATGGCTGCTGGGCCTGCTGCCCGGCTCTGACTCAGACGAGGGCAGTTAATCAAATCACAGCCAGCGAGCTGCAGGTGCACgaacaacagcaaacaaactTCCCCTTTATTGGCTCTTGGACTGACATCAAGCCGCCCCCACGGTTGATGGGAAGTTTAAGGGCTGGGCAGCggtttgtcatttcattttgtgaccttattatagatatatatatttaaattgaaGGTGTATTTGTTAATACAACAGGTGCTGACGTGTCTCACCAGCCTCACAGGCCGGGCTTGATTTATTACGCCAAGTGGGATATATTTtgcatccgtctgtctgttagcaacataactcgaAAGGTTATAGATGGATCTTGGTCacatttacaggaaatgttgggaatggttCCAGAAAAAGACGATTAAattttgatggtgatccagaaaagatcctggattctggatcattttttaaatgtttcattaacGTTTTATTGAATTCAGCTTGGAaatgtgttccttaatatctcggttgattattgattgatgtgtatgggatttgacacaatcatgtataGCGTTGGGACTTCTATCATACCACCAAAtgtcatccggatcagatccagattgcggatattatcaaGATCTTTCAATGGATGGGGGTACACATGGTTTCAGCCAACTCTGCCAAAAAAAATTTAAACTATTTTGTAAAgtatatgcattaaattcactcaccaaacatcacagCCATAAATGGGACCGATATAAACTATCttagaatgaggtcaagaaaaatattacattttaacattcaaacccatttatggattcaacaatcagttaaaaatacacattatctctgattcacttttacgttggttggtgtataaagacaccaagaaccatttagaaccttttgctgatgatccagatcaccatgtggacggtgtgaatccaattaggagggtaacaagctgctcggaggaggtctgtgctcgctgagtgcttatttttctttcaacaTATTCAAGAAGGGATCGTTTGTGCTCGGAGTTAGGTTGATTAAACAAGTTTATGTCAGCTGAGTGGGGAAAAAACAATCAGCAGTTGTACAGTTGTTTTCAGATACACACACTGATGACAGACAGAGCAGCGGTAATTACAGCATCTTCTCCTGCACACACataccccaaaaaacaaaaaaacaacacacacacacacacctgaatagGAGTTTTAATTGGCCATATGTGAGGTATTTAATCAGGTGCTTTGAACTGATGTTTCAGATGGAAACCTGTTTCACATTCTGTTTCGTGGAAATCTAATTAAAACTCTCTTCCTTAGAAGACGTGACCTCCACAGCATCTGAGCACGCTCACTGTGCACGCCAGTTTGTATGTTCATGTTAAAGGGCACGCAGACGACCCACTGCTTCCACTAACAGCGAGATCACAGGCAGCGTCCCTTTAATTATCCCGGGCAGCCTTGTGCTCCAGATTCAGTGAAGAGCAGGACAGCAAGTTAGTTTGGCCAAGTCACTGCACACAGACCTGATAATGGGGGGTCACGGCATCTGAGACTGTCGCTCCAGACCTGATAATGGGGTGTCACTATCGCCTCATTGTGCATCAGGATCTAAAAAGCTATATCGATAAGAAATGAAGCATAACTTCCTCTACAAATGCACATTTATCGAGATAAATGAGATGCCATGCTGAGACATCACATCGCCCTATTCGTTCTTTTTTtatgataaaaataaacagaaagagGCCTGACACGAATCCAATCGGACAGAAATGCGACGCTTTCCGTGTGATGCACGGCAGAAGTTTCAGCTCCAGTACGGAATCTCTTCTTGTTGTGATCATGTTTGATGATTTCTGTTAAAATCCAAAGCAGCGTATGAAATACTGTCAGTATTTTACCTTCTCTAAACACGTACGCCGCCTTAAATTGAATCTTCAATGTACTAgtgatgcaaaaaataaaactaccAATAAAGAAACCATGAATCTTTCTTTTCAGCTGCTAATGGGCTCATTTCCATGTCAGACTACCAAGGTCTATTCTGAAGAGATGTCTCAGACAAGAAATGAAATTCATGCTTGGCCTAAATAAAGTGcagtaaaaagacaaaaaggactTTGATGGGAAGGACAAAAAGGCAGAGCACACAGATTGTTCTGATATAAAAAAGGATAcattctttaaataaaaataccaaACTTGGATCAAAAATGTCTGCACTCTGCAAAGCAGTAATGTTTTCAGTGTTGGGTGAGGGTCAGGTGTGGTAGAAGCAAAAATATAAAGCCGAAAGCAAGCAAACAAGTAAATCCAAGGAGGTGTGTGGAGGGAGAGCCCCGAAAATGCCATCAAAGCTGGCTTatctataacccccccccccaccagctaTTTAACATGTCCCTTGGTTAAATAGCTCCCTCTATAGGACTAACAGTTAAACTACAGTTAGACACCAAGACAATAAGACCTCcgaaatctacgttgcgcacaaaaaagaaatcccacctaaattgaaaataacataaagaCGTAAagattcattctgtgctattttccactgtgagtcagtgagtgaccggtgactggctgctccggctaatgatgagattcacatgtttttacgcagctaatagacgccattgtaatcggagttccaggactctcgcgggaccacagaacacacatcctttgcttgttgattttatctgttttattttttgatttttatctcttgtttttatgttgtttatttttatactattgtgcactttgaaatttgctttcaaatgtaaagtgcgtttaaaataaaatgtattattatgatgttgctcaaagttgtccaagggactgctcagggagtttgtgtgtttgctcagacgcatgaacaattagagggaacattgctctCAATCATTTGTCTTCTTAGAAAATAGAAAGATGTTCAACTTGTAAATTTAAATCGAGAGACAAATTATAAATTGCTTAGTGTTAGTGTGGAAGTCTGTTCATATGAAGCAAGAAATGAAGCTGGGAAACAAAGGCTATAGTTTGGATCATGAAACATTTGATCAGAGGCCTAACAGAACCTGTTCTGGAGGGGGTTCCCACTGGGAAGAAAAAGAGATGTTAACAAAGCTTGCATCGATAAAACATACCCTTCGTTTGTCAAGAAAATATTGGACCTGCAGCACAGAGTAATAAAACAGATGCTGATTAGACGTGCTATTCCTGAGCGATGCTAATAGGAAACCATGGTAACGAAAAGGTCATGTTTGTGACGGAGAGAAGGAAATCGtatacagctgctgctgcctggatCTAGAGCGCTTCACTCCCCAGTCTATCTACCTAATCTcactatctctatctctatctctatcaaCCTAATTTCACTCTGTCTATAAGATGTCAATTGACATGTTTGCTTGTCCTCCAATAAACAGAGTAACCAGgtttaaattaaaaactcaaCATCATCAGtcgtaaataaaaaaatgatttaatatatTTGTAACGGTCAAATTAATCATGAAGGGATTAGTCCTTTTTAATAATACATGCCTGTGACATCACCATATCTCCGATGTTTTAAAATGACAGCAGCGAAAGGATAGCATGGTAACCGTGGCAACCATACACCTGGAAAGAGTGTAGGGAAAGGTCATGCAACGTCCTTTGTGAAGTTAGCCATATTTAAGACTTTTTATATGTATCTCCAACAAAGACTTTTATTGGAGGAAGGTCTCTGCTGTATTACGTATATATGGGTCGACTTTTCAGTATCGGCAATTCATTACAGGAAATGAATACAAGAATAAAGTGCATAGCatggagttttattttaaattcgaTATGGGCGCCATCATTCGCCACCGGCTCCTTAAGCCGCACCgagtaacattctatctaataaatatattcattcattcattcattcagtatcAGCCATCGAGCCCGCATCGATGAACGTTGCACACAGTTCTTGATCGTCTTTGAAGACGCTTTGAGCATCCATTAACGCTCCAAACGCCGTAACCTGCCGCTAGCTGGGAAGGACGTCCGGCCAAAATATTACACAAAATAATCGATctgcaaagaaaacaagaacaacataGATCTAGTTCCCACACAGTCATGGAACATATACAAACAAATAGATTACAATATatgaaaaaaaaggtgttttaaAATAGGGAGTTACATAAGTTTTTGGGGGAAAACATACAAGAAAATTCAAATGTAGGAAATACAAACTAAATACGCGCAAACATTATAGCCCGCCGGCTTCACTGGTGCTCGGCTGTGCGCCTTCATCGTCAGCTGGGGCTTTCTTCACAAACACTCTGATCTTCGCCTGGAtcgtttgtttctttttctcctcgTAAATCTCGCGATACGGGCGGAACGCGTCGAGCACCATCCGTTCGATCCTCAGGAAGCGCTCCACGTTCGGATCCATCGCTTCGAAATGGGCGAGGAGTTTATTGAGGTGCGATAATCCTTCCGACAAGCCCTGGCCGGTGAACGTCCGCTgcgcctcctcatcctcctcctcctcctccgcgacTCGTTCGATCTCCAGCTCGATCAGCTCCTCGTTCGAATACTCCCCGCATTCCGCGTCCAGCAGCTCCGCGACGTCTCTCGCGTCGCACTCCAAGGAAAGCTCCTCCGCCAGACGCACTATTTTCCCCCGCGTCGCGTCCAGTTCTCTCTCACTTTCCGCGCGAGCGTTCAGCGCGTAACGCTTGACGCAATTCGTCCACGCGCCGTTCACGCACCGTTCCGGCACGGCCTCCCACGCGGTGGCGACGTTCTTGATGGATTTGAGTATATTATACTGCATCCAGAAGTCCCGCAGCGACAGATGCGCGTCGACGTCCGTGGCCGCCAGGGCCTGGGCGAAGGTGACGCGGAGGTAATGCGCCTTGAACGCGGCGATGGAGCCTTGGATGAGCCGCGGTGCGTTCGGGGGCATGAACACCACTTTGACGTCGCGGTGGAGGTCGGTCAGGTTCGGGGGGTGTCCCGGCGcgtcatccagcagcagcaggaccctGAAGGGGACCCCCCGCCCCAGACAATACTCGCGCACCGGAGGAATAAAGCAATTCACGAACCAGTCTTCGAACAGTTCCTGCGTCATCCGCGCCCGGTGGTTGGAGCGGAAGTGGACCGGCAACGTGTGCTTGTTGACGTCCCGGAGCGCCCGCGGGGTTTCCGTGTGATAAATGACGAAGGGCTTCAGCTTGAATCCCGCGACGTTCCCGCCGAGCAGCACCGCCAGCCTGTCGCGGAACGCTTTGCGCCCCGGCGCGCTCTCCGCGTCGCCGTGGATGCAAGTGCGCGCCGGCATCCGCTTCCAGAACAAGCCCGTTTCGTGCGCGCTGAAGATCTGCTCCGCCAGGTAACCCTCCTCCGCGATCACGCCGTCCAGCTCGTCCACGAAGCTTCCGAGCCGGACGTTCTGCAGCCGGAACCTTCTCTCGAACCGCTTGAACCAGCCGGTGCTCGCCACGAACTCCCGGCCGTAGCTCCGCCCGGCGCGCTCCTTCAGCGTCTGGAAGAGGCTTCTGGCTTTCGCCTGCACCGTCAGGAGGCTCACCGGTGTCCGGTTCCGGATTTGCTCTTCTATCCAAGcgtgcagcagcttctccatctCGTGGATCGGCCCGGTGCGCTGCTTCGTGATCACCGTGGAGTGCATGGGCGCCGAACCTTCCACGGCGTCGCGGATCCGTTCTTTATCCTTGAGGATCGTGGACACCGTGGAGTGGGACAGCCTCATCTCGCGGGCGATCACGTTGACCTTCTGTCCCCCTTCGTGCCGCTTGATCACCACCATTTTGGTGTCCAGATCGAttgcctttcttttcttcttggCAGGCTGATATGTagaaagagaccatttcctTTTGGTCGACATCGTTGCTGCACGGCCCGCAGGAGCTGCGGCGGAAACGGTCGTAAaccgctttccggtatgtcgtaacaCGACACACGCAGaccagtgcggtcgtaaagtgGGACAGTCGTAAATCGCATAGGTCGTAACAAGTCTACGATTTTAAAACGAAGGTCTTCAAAATgcctaattattttatttaaaaaaaacccacctaattatttgaaatattgtatttgaatgtaagtttttttttgctgtttttatatttatatatccccatgaccttttctttttttatatacttaTTTTATCTGCGTTACTGTACTAACCTCATTGAgagtttgcattttaaaatggtgaaagaaaataaaactaaactaataataataacataaaaataataaacggAGGGGCTTCCTGTATTTAAAAGGAAGTGCTTCGCCGGACCAATATGTCTGACGGACCGTTGCGTGTTTATCGGTGGGCGGTACCGACAGGTCACGTGACATGACCCGCGGCATGATTACTATCAGTGGGCGGTACCAACAGGTCACGTGACATAATCCCCTATGTTGTACTGGAGACCGGCGCTGTTGTTCTGTTTTGTCGGCAGCAGAGGAGCAGTGAGGAGTATGGTGAGTTTATTTATCTATAACGCCGTTCCTTAAAGCCTGCTTATAAAATGTTTTGGATGCGTTGCCCTCTGCGTTCAACAACCTTCATGCAGTGTAACCGTCAAATGGGTCCGATGTTGATGCGGCTACCGAagctagctgtgtgtgtgtgtgtaacaatcTGAAGCTTGACGTTAGCATCTCGACCCCTCAAAACGTTCACGGACGGGATTGGAACACATTTCTGCTCTTTAGTGTGAGGATTAAACGTGGCGGGATCTGTATTATGGTGTGTTGGCTCGCTGCGATGTGGCGTTAGCCCTAGAAGAGATAAAGATGCTAATGAAGTTGGCGATAATGCGTGAAGATAATCCGCAAAAACGATGTGAAACAGCAAATCAAGAGACGATCGAGCTCATTTaatctctttgtttttaaacttgGGGCAACGTCGTCATTCGTCGAGCATTAATCttaccacttcctgttttggttCTAAATTGCGCATTCACGATTCATATATTCATTTGCGTGCCTTGTATAGATGGGAGCCATTTGTAGGCATGAAATAAACACGATTAACTCCCTTTTCTCACACGTACGTATTTGTTGCTCAGGttattatttttggccttgatttgacctttgaccacaCATCTTGCTGTCTTGGACTTCAGCAGCGACGAACCCTCGATTTACGCAATCACAGACTCTTACGCAATTTCCTTCGTACATCCCTACGCAGTGCGCTCAAGCGGCAGACTGGCAGAGCGCCAAATCAATATACGCGTTTTCTGCCAAGGACATCGATGGCGAGGAGGTGCTGCTAGAGAAATACAGGTAGGACTCGTGTTCAAGGCTACAGAACCAATGATTTGTATTTAATGATCAGACGTATAACTCGTATGTTTTCCCACGTGCCACCTCTTGTTTCTTCTGCTCTCCTGTACCAGAGGCTACGTGTGCATCATTGTGAACGTGGCCTCCAAATGAGGAAGGACCAAGGTAAACTACACTCAGCTAGAGAGCTTGCACGCCTCCTATGCTGAGAAGGGTTTACGCATCCTGGGCTTCCCATGCAACCAGTTTGGAGGACAGGTAACAAGAAGGAACTGATAGAAGCCGGGCTTCTGTTTCTCTATGACCTTTGAACCGGCTCCTGATTGTTCATCTTCTTTCACCACTTGAATCTTTATTAGCCAAGTTGCAAAACGTGTATTTCTTGGCGTGTTctatctttattttaattttttctgcaCAATGCAGGAGCCGGGTACTGAAGCGGAGATCAAAGAGTTTGCCAAAGGTTACAACGCCGAGTTCGACCTCTTCAGTAAAATTGAGGTGAATGGAGACGACGCTCACCCTCTGTGGAAGTGGATGAAGGCACAGCCCAAAGGCAAAGGGACCCTGGGAAAGTGAGTCCTCGCAGTGTCTCCTGTTCAGTCAATAGAAAAAGCTTTTAATAAACTGTATAAGAGCCTTTCATTGAACATGATAGATCTGTCAGTAATAGGTAGGTGGAGCCCAAACTACAAGAATAGGGACCGTGTTGGTTTAGTAAGCGCTGGGGTTCCGGCCCTTCCTGTTCACTATCGAGTAGCTTCATTAAACGGGAGCTGATTGTGTGCTGCAGTTCGGGTAGAAACAGGATTAGATTGAGCGTTAAAATGAAAAGTGGAGATGACGGTCGTTCCCTCAGTAAGCTGAACTGACTCCGCACCGCGAAGGACAGAATCCACCGGTGGAGCCTGACGGTGTTTCGTTTGTCTCCTTCACAGTAACATCAAATGGAACTTCACAAAGGTAATGTTCTAAAAGGTTTCTGAGGTGAAGTTCTGTTTTGATTTTCTCCCTGAACTGCTCTGATGTATTCTTCTGAAT
Proteins encoded in this region:
- the LOC137904721 gene encoding tigger transposable element-derived protein 1-like, which encodes MSTKRKWSLSTYQPAKKKRKAIDLDTKMVVIKRHEGGQKVNVIAREMRLSHSTVSTILKDKERIRDAVEGSAPMHSTVITKQRTGPIHEMEKLLHAWIEEQIRNRTPVSLLTVQAKARSLFQTLKERAGRSYGREFVASTGWFKRFERRFRLQNVRLGSFVDELDGVIAEEGYLAEQIFSAHETGLFWKRMPARTCIHGDAESAPGRKAFRDRLAVLLGGNVAGFKLKPFVIYHTETPRALRDVNKHTLPVHFRSNHRARMTQELFEDWFVNCFIPPVREYCLGRGVPFRVLLLLDDAPGHPPNLTDLHRDVKVVFMPPNAPRLIQGSIAAFKAHYLRVTFAQALAATDVDAHLSLRDFWMQYNILKSIKNVATAWEAVPERCVNGAWTNCVKRYALNARAESERELDATRGKIVRLAEELSLECDARDVAELLDAECGEYSNEELIELEIERVAEEEEEDEEAQRTFTGQGLSEGLSHLNKLLAHFEAMDPNVERFLRIERMVLDAFRPYREIYEEKKKQTIQAKIRVFVKKAPADDEGAQPSTSEAGGL
- the LOC137904283 gene encoding phospholipid hydroperoxide glutathione peroxidase-like; this translates as MLYWRPALLFCFVGSRGAVRSMCAQAADWQSAKSIYAFSAKDIDGEEVLLEKYRGYVCIIVNVASKUGRTKVNYTQLESLHASYAEKGLRILGFPCNQFGGQEPGTEAEIKEFAKGYNAEFDLFSKIEVNGDDAHPLWKWMKAQPKGKGTLGNNIKWNFTKFLINREGLVVKRYGPNEDPSAAEKDLLTYL